The sequence ggaccactactcctgatcatcacagctagctagctgccactGAGTGACCCAGCCCCGAAGCTAGCcctgagccaggcgcatctcccggctagcaaacaaaatgaccacaactacaatacctcttcCGCCATCTGGCCCGGTCCACTCGTCGACACGACGCCCCGCCGTACCACCACGACTGGTCCGCAGACGCAAttccatccgctgtgccttcaaccggctTTGCCGTACATCGGAGCAGACTCTTCTACtaaccccggcctgctaactttaaACACCGTGTCTCCAGCATGCTAGCATAGCAACGACTACCCcgcggcttccctgttccatctattgctgttcactggaccctatgatcacttggctacatagctgatgtcCGCTGGGCTGTttattaatcacggtactccattttgtttacctttgtttatctgtcggccctcgccccgaactcaggccctgtgtgtagttacctgatcctctctgcccattcatcgccattttacctgttgttgttgtcttagctaattagctgttgttgtctcacccgttgttgtcttaactagctctcccaatcaacacctgtgattgctttatgcctcgctttaggtctctctcaaatgtcaatatgccttgtatactgttgtttaggatagttatcattgttttagtttactgcggagcccctagccccactcaacatgcctcagattcctcctttgtcccacctcccacacatgcggtgatgTCACCGAGCCTAACTAgtgcctccagagatgcaacctctctcatcgtctttcaatgcctgggtttacctccactgtacctgcaccccaccatacccctgtctatACATTATgtcctgaatctattctaccatgtccagaaatctgctccttttattctctgtccccaacgcactagacgaccagttttgcaagcctttagccgtaccctcatcctactcctcctctgttcctcgggtgatgtggaggctaACCCAGGCCTTGCATGTTCCCAGGCACTctaatttgttgacttctgtaatcgaaaaagccttggtttcatgcatattaacatcagaagcctcctccctaagtttgttttaatGACTGCTTTatcacactccgccaaccctgatgtccttgccgtgtctgaatcctggcttaggaaggccaccaacaattctgcgatttccatccccaactacaacattttccgtcaagatagaactgccaaagggggaggagttgcaatttactgcagagatagcttgcaaagttctgtcatactttccaggtctatgcccaaacagttagAGCTTTTAATTTTAAAAtgtatctctccagaaataagtctctcattgttgccgacccccctcagctcccagctgtgccctgaacaccatatgtgaattgattgtccCCCATcaatcttcagagtttgttcttttaggtgacctaaactgggatatgctttacaccccagcagtcctacaatctaagctagatgccctcaatctcacacaaattatcaaggaaaccaccaggtacaaccctaaatctgtaaacatgggcaccctcatagatattatcctgactaACTtgtcctccaaatacacctctgctgttttcaatcaggatctcagtgatcactgcctcattgcctgcatccgctatgggtcctCGGTCAAACGACCACCGCTCATCACTATCTAACACTTCCTAAAACACTTCCGCGAGCAGgactttctaatcaacctggccccggtatcctggaaggatattgaaggatattgacctcatatcctggaaggatattgacctcatatcctggaaggatattgacctcatatcctggaaggatattgacctcatcccgtcagtcgagtaCCATTCAGAAATTATTTGTTGAGATCggcgtggaagaacttgactggcctgcacagagccctgacctcaaccccgtcaaacacctttgggatgaattggaacgtcaGGCCTCATCGCCCAAAATCAGtgtccaacctcactaatgctcctgtggctggatggaagcaagtccccacaggaATGTTCcaccatctagtggaaatccttcctggaagagtggaggctgttatagcagcaaaggggggaccaactgttccatttatatttttgttcagtgtagttgatAGTCCGTGccctagaccctacacacttGTGGATGTGACAGGTGCAATCAATATGGTAATAGTTTACCTACTTGGTAATAGTTAATATGGTAATATGGTAATAGTTTACCTAGTTTACCTACATATTACCTACTTGCCCTCTGATAGGCTGGGTAGAAGTTTCACCCTATTACATAGACCTGTCCAATCACCTCAGATTTCTACAAGTGAATAGGGAGTAGGGTCGATTTGGGATTGGGTGTCACGTcttgaccttagttcctttgttatgtttcttgtttaggttggtcagggcgtgagttggggtgggcattcgaTGTGTTGTTCTAGTTTtggttttctatgtgtttggcctggtatggttctcaatcagaggcagctgacaatcgttgtctctgattgagaatcacacttaggtagcctgtttttcccACTTGATTTGTGGGAaaaagttactccacaatactaacctaaacgACAAAATTCACTCTGTCACATGATTTTATTTCAAGTAGGATAGCAGCCTACACAAGAAATAACTAATGTTGATAACCATCTAGATGTCACCTTGATACGTTCAGTCTACTACTCAATAGGGAGGACATGAACAGAGAAAGTTTAGTGCTGTTCTGTGTTCACTGTTAATTACGGATAGCCCCCTTTTTTTCTATTTTCgccctaaaatgacatacccaaatccaactgcctgtagctcaggctctgaagcaaggatatgcatatgaaagaaaaccctttgaagtttgtggaaatgtgaattgaatgtagaatataacacaatagatctggtagaagaaaatacaaagaaaaaaactaaCTTTTTTTGCTTCTAACACCATCTTTGAAAGGCTACAGAAAGGTCACACATCTAGCCATCACTCAGGTTGTAATTCCGatagtgtccacaagatggcagccaGCAGTGAATGTACAAAGTGTCAGAcggataacttgaagtatgagcaAACTACATGACTTTTAGcgtgaagtcacccaggtacatttgggcaaatcgtgaaggagacattcacattacatttttctgcaagaattttgtcaaatctgtatacttggactttgatttatcTTTTGTGACAGATACAGGGTTTCCCGAcactcccataaagcccagctcattggctatctagttAGCTTTTattgaccccgattggtgcttatttgagaAAGTTACATTCGATCAAGTGAAGACCGCCCGCGTCATTGGCGTGCCATGAAGGCATCGCTCTCTGAACAAATTTGGTGTCCTATAGGTAAACACCCCTAAttatatagtgaagtctggttatgTTCTAGAATCTCTGAGGAATAAATACGAATgtgatttgactggttgaaacaacgtttagggtgagattttcacagattcctttctttgtaAATTAAACGAgtggacctttttaggatatgaaaaaggattttatctaacaaaacaacacttcCTGTTACCTCTGAGACTCTTTGGattgataaatcagagcaagatttcagaatgtaagtacacatttcaccttcagaggtgaatttatcaaacttATCGAGGTGAAAAGTGTTTTGctgttaggagctctcctcaaacaataacatggcATTTTTCggagtaatagctactgtaactTGGACAGtttagttatattaacaagaatttaatctGCGATCGTGACACTGTCCCGTTCATGTCACCACACCCCAATAGGGATTTGTTTTATCTTAATTATGTCACAATCAACTTTTACCAGTTGAACGtagacacattttttaaatatatttttcaatcAATATTTTGTACAAATATGCAAATTAGGTGATGTCTCATATGTGCATATTTACATATCGCACATATTCCTTTTTCTGGATGCTGGATGGTTTCACTCCAGCACCGGACATTAGTAGAGCAGATTAAAATACTaacttatccccttacactgtgcataagacagtagttttggaattgttagttagattacttgttggttattactgcattgtcggaactagaagcacaagcatttcgctacactcgcattaacatctgctaaccatgtgtatgtgacaaatacaatttgatttgatttgatttaatgacattcattttttttccattttctaAAGAAAATGTTATCTAGAATAAAACATTTACAACATATCAACAATTCCCTCAGGGCAAGTCTGGAGAATATATCTTAtcataaccacacacacatcGGTGAATACAGATGCTTCTGATGCTGAGAAAAAAATGTGGTGGTAAATGTCTGACAAGTACACTGAAATTAGACTCCTAAATGCCTACTTAGACCCAATCACCATCTCTTCTAAGTAAGTTACTAAATATAGTCCAGTTTGTAACATTCTCTATGAAAATGGGATTTTAAATTATTATGGGGAAATCAATGCAGTGAGCTTTGAAATTATTGATATAATTCCATTTTAAAGTGGTTAAAATTCATTCAAATTAAGGTAGAATATGATCAGctaaagaaaatatatattttcatcacgtttttgaaatgtttatattttttttgtgtgaaaatACTAATATTAATAGACCAAAATACAAACAAATCTCAAAATTAATAAGACGCAAAAATGTCAGCCTGTGATGCCTGGCCTTAAAATGTCAGCCTGTGATGCCTGGCCTTAAAATGTCAGCTTTTTTCTTATTGTGAGTTTTAATCAGTTGAACTTCTTGTTCAGAAAATCACTAGCTCTGTTTTCACGCTTGTTTTTAATATTCAGCCACTGTGCCAATCAGCTGTGGGTTTGTAACTGGATTACAATTCATGCTAGGGTGGGTGTAGAAGAGGCCTTAACACACAATTTAATCAGAATATACATTTCACTTTTTTTTAGTTAAAGATCATTATATTCATAAAATGATAATTCCTCCAAACAGAGCATTATATGTTTTCGTATTTCTTGTGGGGAAAAATAAACAAGGTAGACTTGATCAACACAGAACACTgtcatgacaaaacatttataatACCAGTCGACAAGGTCTCATAGACGTTTGGAATGTCTTATCCACATCACACTAATCTTGTGAATTATTCCGGAGGAGATATTCAGCCTGAAATAGATAAACACAAAAATGTAGTatttagaagaagaaaaaaaaggacAATTCGGTTGGAAACGTGACATTTCTTTACTGTAGGCCGAGCTACTTCGGTACCTGACAACAATTCACATCTGTTTATTGTGAAGAGCAACCTATATTATTGAAGAGGAGAAGTAGGCTACTACTCTATTGAATCTATTTGCTTCTATGGAAGACATTTGTTTTGCTTATTTCATCAGCCATCAGTCCTCCGTCTACTGGTCTCTGATGTATGCGTGTGAACAGTATATTTTTTCTGTATGTCTCTTTACGGTGACAAATCTGATTTCTCTTTGTGGGATTAATAAAGTTTATTtcttaaatcaaataaaaacattacCAGGAAGTCTACCGGGTCGTCTGGCTTGGCCttgcagcactccatcatgcCCTCAGTGAGAGAAGGCATTACGTAATTCATCAGGTAGTTCCTCAGGGGGGCGGAGCGAGCCTCCAGCAGCTCGTGCTCCTGCCTCTTCACCTCAGTCACGTGACGGTTCTAGAGATACCCACACAAAACGTATGTACAGCTCAGCTAAACAGAAACTACAGCTCCAGGGTTTACGTCGTTGCTGGTGGCCCACTCTTCCATGGTATACAAAGAGGGGTTTTAAGAGTTTATAGATCTGAGAGGACTGGATAGGGGTAAGCAATGTGGAGATGAGTTTATAGATCTGAGAGGACTGGATAGGGGTAAGCAATGTGGAGATGAGTTTATAGATCTGAGAGGACTGGATAGGGGTAAGCAATGTGGAGATGAGTTTATAGATCTGAGAGGACTGGATAGGGGTAAGCAATGTGGAGATGAGTTTATAGATCTGAGAGGACTGGATAGGGGTAAGCAATGTGGAGATGAGTTTATAGATCTGAGAGGACTGGATAGGGGTAAGCAATGTGGAGATGAGTTTATAGATCTGAGAGGACTAGATAGGGGTAAGCAATGTGGAGATGAGTTTATAGATCTGAGAGGACTGGATAGGGGTAAGCAATGTGGAGATGAGTTTATAGATCTGAGAGGACTAGATAGGGGTAAGCAATGTGGAGATGAGTTTATAGATCTGAGAGGACTGGATAGGGGTAAGCAATGTGGAGATGAGTTTATAGATCTGAGAGGACTGGATAGGGGTAAGCAATGTGGAGATGAGTTTATAGATCTGAGAGGACTGGATAGGGGTAAGCAATGTGGAGATGAGTTTATAGATCTGAGAGGACTGGATAGGGGTAAGCAATGTGGAGATGAGTTTATAAGGATTCCAAAATGGAATCAAATCTCAATGAGTAATGTGAGAGAGAtgtttcctgaaatgccaccctattcccattCTAGTATACTACTTCTGATGCAGCCCATCTCTTACCCACTCCTCGAGCTGTGTGGCCATCTTGGCAGCGGTCTCAGCCTCCCTCCTATTCCACTCTGCTGTCTCCAGTACCAGGCGCTGTGCTGTCTCCTCTACGgacttcctctccatctcctctctctcctcaggggTGGGTCCGTAGTTCCTGGGACGCCCCACCAGCCTGGTGATTTTGTCCATCACAGCACCGTATTCAGGATCGACGGCATTGTTcacctctgacagacagacagacagaatatgAAAGACTGACAGACTTCCTCTCAATGCGTTGAGTTCTAATCAAATCACTATTTACTACAATTACTGGTTCTGATAGTTACAGTTGAATATTAGGGTTTCAAAATGATGCAAAAATCTATCACATGATTCTCTTTTGGTAAATCAATATCTACAGTATTTCGTCCTAACCAATGTGCTCTGGGTGAATCTCCAGCTCGTCAAAGTAGTTCAGAACCGTTGCATCTTCCACGTTGGCCTTTCTAAACTTCTTCAGCCGGGTAAGGTACTCGTCTTTAGAGTAGTGCATTTTCTCTGCCACACTCTCAGGCAGGTTCTGCACCCGCTCCTTTAAAAAGTCATCCGATGCCTCCAGGGAGAAAATGAACTCTGCAGAAGAGACCGacggggtgggggggtgggggtggggggatcAGTGATAGATAGACATGCAATACTGTGCAATTCAGTTATATTAACAATCACTTACCAGGAATGATCTTCTTGTTGAAGGCAGGCATTTTGGACCTGGGATCATCCAGTTCATCTGAAAAACATCCGTGTTTAAGAGAACAAGCAGGATGACAAGGTTATCTTTTCCATCATTTATTTGAAAAGTATTTTACGATATCATCAACGCTTTAATTGTAAATAACGTTCATTTGATTTATGTTTACCATAGAAGATCTCCTTGGCCTGATCGTAGGACTTGGGGAAGCCGTCCAGGACGAAGCCGTGGTTCCTGCAAGGCGTTGAGTTCAGCTTATCTCGCATGATACGGTACACAAGCCCATCGCTCAGGCGACCTGCAAGAATTATGATGACATTCATGAAACCACTGCATCTTCATAATATAAAATCAAACAAATTATAGAGATGAGGGGCGGAGTCTAAATTAAATTTACAAACATGCTTTCAGGAACAACTCATGGCTGTGTTGTGGAATATTATTGTACCTCCATTTTGCTCCATGCTGTCCTTCAGAGAGTCCAGTTGGTCCTGAGCGTTACTGAGcgcctcctcactctctccctcctgctcaGTGCCATTCACAGCCTCCTCCTGACATATAATGGACAACTCAAATGAATACCTGGATTCATATATTGTAAGTGTACATGTATAGTACAGAGACCTGTAATATCAGAAAATAATAAGGGGGTGCATTTATTTTGATCTGCCACAAGGGGGAGGCATTTCCTATTTTACAAGAGAGAATAAATATGAAGCGCTTTACAAGTGTCATCGGTTTGCTTTTACTGACCAGATGTTGCATCTTCTCATCAATGACCTCTTTGAGGTTGATGTGGTGCAGTTTGTAATGTTTACACAGTTTCTCTGCCACGCTGCTCTTTCCTACTGCTGGAGGACCCAGAAGACAGATTCTGATGGGCTGATGGGGAAACCAAAGAGCATGATAAATATTTTAACCATTTCTGGCTTGAAAATGAGTATATAATAtcatataaaataatataatgacactatctataatctataatatatatctatctataagCCTAAACACAGTGCTCATTCTATGTATTGCTGTGTAACAAAGCTTTCCTTCCAATAAGAGACAATACACATGCTCACATTCTAAATTGGTGCTGGGAAAATCTATTCAGTCCCTAGCTAATATAAGAACAGAAGAGGTAAACATACAGTAGTTGGTTTGGTCCCTCACCAGTAGTAATCTCAACAGTTTGTATTCCTCCACCACCCGGTTGATGTTATCAATGATGCCAGCCTCCGACACCCAGTGAAGGTTGAAGGTTTCCTTCAGAAAGACTGGCTCTATCCGCAGGTTGACACTCAGGTAATCCACATCAGCGTTCTGGAAAACAAGGTGAAATTGATGCTCCAACATCGACCAGACCCGGATCTACTGCTGTTCTGTCAATTCCCCATGGTCAAACAAGACCACacatacagatctgggaccaggctagttaaGATTCCCATAGTCAAACAAgaccacacaaacagatctgggaccaggctagttaaGATTCCCATGGTCAAACAAgaccacacaaacagatctgggccCAGGCTAGTTAAGATTCCCATAGTCAAACAAgaccacacaaacagatctgggaccaggctagttaaGATCCCCATGGTCAAACAAgaccacacaaacagatctgggaccaggctagttaaGATTCCCATGGTCAAACAAgaccacacaaacagatctgggaccaggct is a genomic window of Oncorhynchus keta strain PuntledgeMale-10-30-2019 chromosome 19, Oket_V2, whole genome shotgun sequence containing:
- the LOC118398880 gene encoding adenylate kinase 7-like isoform X2 is translated as MANEKTGSYRTKRVFVNNIDTYSSKCIAKFLSTCMVGGSLEEADEEGPAEDETTLQDGTFQIVGTISNNEGEKPSFALQCYASQKRDQLLPSLLKCDVVVYNISEHATAELIDEATWAISALHSDIESFASQKIFILISSVMTWAMSKPADPNDPEIPLTEDDYRRKRHHPNFKEHANAEKTVLKLGKTKKSKLSSYVVAAGVQYGMGENLLHYFFKNADVDYLSVNLRIEPVFLKETFNLHWVSEAGIIDNINRVVEEYKLLRLLLPIRICLLGPPAVGKSSVAEKLCKHYKLHHINLKEVIDEKMQHLEEAVNGTEQEGESEEALSNAQDQLDSLKDSMEQNGGRLSDGLVYRIMRDKLNSTPCRNHGFVLDGFPKSYDQAKEIFYDELDDPRSKMPAFNKKIIPEFIFSLEASDDFLKERVQNLPESVAEKMHYSKDEYLTRLKKFRKANVEDATVLNYFDELEIHPEHIEVNNAVDPEYGAVMDKITRLVGRPRNYGPTPEEREEMERKSVEETAQRLVLETAEWNRREAETAAKMATQLEEWNRHVTEVKRQEHELLEARSAPLRNYLMNYVMPSLTEGMMECCKAKPDDPVDFLAEYLLRNNSQD
- the LOC118398880 gene encoding adenylate kinase 7-like isoform X1, whose amino-acid sequence is MANEKTGSYRTKRVFVNNIDTYSSKCIAKFLSTCMVGGSLEEADEEGPAEDETTLQDGTFQIVGTISNNEGEKPSFALQCYASQKRDQLLPSLLKCDVVVYNISEHATAELIDEATWAISALHSDIESFASQKIFILISSVMTWAMSKPADPNDPEIPLTEDDYRRKRHHPNFKEHANAEKTVLKLGKTKKSKLSSYVVAAGVQYGMGENLLHYFFKTSWLGDFAKVPVFGPGTNVIPTIHVNDLAGVIQNVIDHKPKIHYFLAVDDSNNTFEDIVKIISFVLGPGKIKKVPKEEAYLTKVLTNADVDYLSVNLRIEPVFLKETFNLHWVSEAGIIDNINRVVEEYKLLRLLLPIRICLLGPPAVGKSSVAEKLCKHYKLHHINLKEVIDEKMQHLEEAVNGTEQEGESEEALSNAQDQLDSLKDSMEQNGGRLSDGLVYRIMRDKLNSTPCRNHGFVLDGFPKSYDQAKEIFYDELDDPRSKMPAFNKKIIPEFIFSLEASDDFLKERVQNLPESVAEKMHYSKDEYLTRLKKFRKANVEDATVLNYFDELEIHPEHIEVNNAVDPEYGAVMDKITRLVGRPRNYGPTPEEREEMERKSVEETAQRLVLETAEWNRREAETAAKMATQLEEWNRHVTEVKRQEHELLEARSAPLRNYLMNYVMPSLTEGMMECCKAKPDDPVDFLAEYLLRNNSQD